A genomic stretch from Silurus meridionalis isolate SWU-2019-XX chromosome 1, ASM1480568v1, whole genome shotgun sequence includes:
- the smx5 gene encoding smx5 isoform X2, with protein MNVEEIFLDKSLIMECIIQNPQYVSETSMDNDQKEGYFSDSSMRDYSVCDLSDEEISTKKEKHLRLGPEDLNDTIPYD; from the exons atgaatgt GGAAGAGATCTTTTTGGACAAGAGTTTAATCATGGAGTGCATTATCCAAAATCCTCAGTATGTGTCAGAAACCAGTATGGACAACGACCAG aAGGAAGGATATTTCAGTGACAGCTCTATGCGTGACTACTCAGTGTGTGACCTATCAGATGAAGAG atttcaacaaagaaagagaagcacTTGAGACTTGGCCCTGAAGACCTAAATGACACCATTCCTTATGACTAA
- the smx5 gene encoding smx5 isoform X3: MEEIFLDKSLIMECIIQNPQYVSETSMDNDQKEGYFSDSSMRDYSVCDLSDEEISTKKEKHLRLGPEDLNDTIPYD, translated from the exons at GGAAGAGATCTTTTTGGACAAGAGTTTAATCATGGAGTGCATTATCCAAAATCCTCAGTATGTGTCAGAAACCAGTATGGACAACGACCAG aAGGAAGGATATTTCAGTGACAGCTCTATGCGTGACTACTCAGTGTGTGACCTATCAGATGAAGAG atttcaacaaagaaagagaagcacTTGAGACTTGGCCCTGAAGACCTAAATGACACCATTCCTTATGACTAA
- the bcl6aa gene encoding BCL6A transcription repressor a isoform X2, with translation MQEVSRKALPDLDKMSCAADSCIQFTRHASDVLLNLNRLRSRDILTDVTILVNRQQFRAHKTVLMACSGLFYSIFTDSLKCNMNVINLDPKVDPEGFAVLLDFMYTSRLTLKESLIVSVMNTAIYLQMDHVVDTCHRFIKSSDSSTKLPRDDFLVSPLILPQDVHGYRPHEIVENMAGRPGSFRDGRSYGAIFNGVNTPSGSYHVYGQFPMQPFPFSICKPSDTKNTFPDFAKGGAILQHKHCPPGEDFVRGSNTSHLSSCHSDSYSSRVLGRNDEMKRENLQGLAQSIVTSSRKHGLTSLAQDHQRDMNKEQVPLAEDGLNQQPYSVGMATSGRKPLIGSPQSPLKSDCQPNSPTESSSSKNAALSHASQLQTPQGMQDPKARNWKKYKFIVLNQSTKEEESSAHEPEMRSPQRLAFHPSSESEQPDMQAASTKITDHGEDFSVPQASRLNNIINSLEGSQRTGDSHSSLYMSHLKCTSCGSQSPQHSDVCPNTPGSHLNEEMAELHSEYSDSSCENGTYFCNECDSKFAEEEVLKRHMLQVHSDKPYKCDRCQAAFRYKGNLASHKTVHTGEKPYRCNICGAQFNRPANLKTHTRIHSGEKPYKCETCGARFVQVAHLRAHVLIHTGEKPYPCEICGTRFRHLQTLKSHLRIHTGEKPYHCEKCNLHFRHKSQLRLHLRQKHGAITNTKIQYRVSTADLPGLTKAC, from the exons ATCTTGACAAAATGTCTTGTGCAGCAGACAGCTGCATCCAGTTCACACGCCATGCCAGCGACGTCCTGCTCAACCTCAACCGGCTGCGCAGCAGAGACATTCTCACAGACGTCACCATTCTGGTCAACAGACAGCAGTTTCGTGCTCACAAGACTGTCCTCATGGCCTGCAG TGGGCTCTTTTACTCAATATTTACTGACTCCCTAAAATGCAACATGAACGTCATCAATCTGGACCCGAAGGTTGACCCAGAAGGCTTTGCAGTCCTCCTGGATTTCATGTACACATCCCGTCTCACGCTGAAGGAAAGCCTCATTGTGTCAGTCATGAACACAGCCATCTACCTGCAGATGGATCACGTTGTTGACACCTGCCACAGATTCATTAAGTCCAG TGACTCCTCCACCAAACTGCCCAGAGATGATTTTCTGGTCAGTCCTCTGATTTTACCTCAAGATGTCCATGGTTACAGGCCACATGAGATTGTGGAGAACATGGCAGGACGACCAGGCTCTTTCCGTGACGGAAGGTCTTACGGTGCCATATTTAACGGAGTGAACACTCCCAGCGGCTCCTATCATGTTTATGGCCAGTTCCCTATGCAGCCGTTCCCTTTTTCCATCTGTAAGCCGTCAGACACCAAAAACACTTTCCCTGACTTTGCCAAAGGCGGTGCCATCCTCCAACATAAACACTGCCCGCCAGGCGAAGACTTTGTGCGCGGCTCCAATACCAGCCACTTGAGCTCATGCCACTCGGACTCCTATTCTTCTCGAGTGCTGGGGAGAAACGATGAAATGAAAAGGGAGAACCTGCAAGGCTTGGCTCAGTCCATTGTTACGAGTTCTAGAAAGCATGGCCTCACTAGCCTGGCCCAGGATCATCAGAGAGACATGAACAAAGAGCAGGTTCCTTTGGCTGAAGACGGGCTGAACCAGCAGCCCTACTCTGTTGGTATGGCTACCAGCGGGCGCAAGCCTCTGATTGGCAGCCCACAGAGTCCATTAAAATCTGACTGCCAGCCCAATTCCCCCACAGAATCGAGCAGCAGCAAGAACGCCGCACTCTCACATGCATCTCAGCTTCAGACTCCACAGGGCATGCAAGACCCCAAGGCTCGCAACTGGAAGAAATACAAATTCATCGTGCTTAATCAGAGTACCAAGGAGGAAGAGAGCAGCGCTCACGAACCGGAGATGCGCTCACCACAGAGGCTGGCATTTCATCCCTCATCTGAATCTGAGCAACCAGACATGCAGGCTGCCAGCACAAAGATCACTGATCACGGAGAGGACTTCAGCGTGCCTCAAGCCAGCCGTCTCAACAATATTATTAACAG TCTGGAGGGTTCACAGAGGACTGGTGACAGCCACTCTTCTCTTTATATGAGCCACTTAAAGTGCACATCCTGTGGCTCACAGTCCCCACAACACTCAGACGTTTGTCCCAACACTCCCGGCTCCCACCTTAACGAGGAGATGGCCGAACTGCACTCGGAGTATTCCGACTCCAGCTGTG AAAACGGTACCTACTTTTGCAATGAATGCGACTCCAAATTTGCAGAGGAGGAAGTCTTAAAACGCCACATGCTTCAGGTGCACAGCGACAAGCCATACAAATGTGACCGTTGCCAAGCAGCATTTCGTTACAAGGGAAATCTCGCCAGCCACAAGACGGTACACACAG gagagaagccgtatcgaTGCAACATCTGTGGCGCACAGTTCAATCGACCAGCTAACCTCAAAACCCACACGCGCATCCACTCTGGAGAAAAGCCATACAAGTGTGAGACCTGCGGGGCTCGATTCGTTCAG GTGGCCCACCTGCGTGCCCACGTCCTGATCCACACGGGAGAGAAGCCATATCCCTGCGAAATCTGTGGCACACGATTCCGGCACTTGCAGACGCTCAAGAGTCATCTGCGCATACACACCGGTGAAAAACCTTACCAT tGTGAGAAATGCAACTTGCACTTTCGCCATAAGAGCCAGCTCAGGCTCCACCTGCGACAGAAGCACGGCGCCATAACCAACACCAAGATCCAGTACCGTGTGTCCACAGCAGATTTGCCAGGTTTGACCAAGGCCTGCtga
- the bcl6aa gene encoding BCL6A transcription repressor a isoform X1, which produces MQEVSRKALPDLDKMSCAADSCIQFTRHASDVLLNLNRLRSRDILTDVTILVNRQQFRAHKTVLMACSGLFYSIFTDSLKCNMNVINLDPKVDPEGFAVLLDFMYTSRLTLKESLIVSVMNTAIYLQMDHVVDTCHRFIKSSDSSTKLPRDDFLVSPLILPQDVHGYRPHEIVENMAGRPGSFRDGRSYGAIFNGVNTPSGSYHVYGQFPMQPFPFSICKPSDTKNTFPDFAKGGAILQHKHCPPGEDFVRGSNTSHLSSCHSDSYSSRVLGRNDEMKRENLQGLAQSIVTSSRKHGLTSLAQDHQRDMNKEQVPLAEDGLNQQPYSVGMATSGRKPLIGSPQSPLKSDCQPNSPTESSSSKNAALSHASQLQTPQGMQDPKARNWKKYKFIVLNQSTKEEESSAHEPEMRSPQRLAFHPSSESEQPDMQAASTKITDHGEDFSVPQASRLNNIINRSLEGSQRTGDSHSSLYMSHLKCTSCGSQSPQHSDVCPNTPGSHLNEEMAELHSEYSDSSCENGTYFCNECDSKFAEEEVLKRHMLQVHSDKPYKCDRCQAAFRYKGNLASHKTVHTGEKPYRCNICGAQFNRPANLKTHTRIHSGEKPYKCETCGARFVQVAHLRAHVLIHTGEKPYPCEICGTRFRHLQTLKSHLRIHTGEKPYHCEKCNLHFRHKSQLRLHLRQKHGAITNTKIQYRVSTADLPGLTKAC; this is translated from the exons ATCTTGACAAAATGTCTTGTGCAGCAGACAGCTGCATCCAGTTCACACGCCATGCCAGCGACGTCCTGCTCAACCTCAACCGGCTGCGCAGCAGAGACATTCTCACAGACGTCACCATTCTGGTCAACAGACAGCAGTTTCGTGCTCACAAGACTGTCCTCATGGCCTGCAG TGGGCTCTTTTACTCAATATTTACTGACTCCCTAAAATGCAACATGAACGTCATCAATCTGGACCCGAAGGTTGACCCAGAAGGCTTTGCAGTCCTCCTGGATTTCATGTACACATCCCGTCTCACGCTGAAGGAAAGCCTCATTGTGTCAGTCATGAACACAGCCATCTACCTGCAGATGGATCACGTTGTTGACACCTGCCACAGATTCATTAAGTCCAG TGACTCCTCCACCAAACTGCCCAGAGATGATTTTCTGGTCAGTCCTCTGATTTTACCTCAAGATGTCCATGGTTACAGGCCACATGAGATTGTGGAGAACATGGCAGGACGACCAGGCTCTTTCCGTGACGGAAGGTCTTACGGTGCCATATTTAACGGAGTGAACACTCCCAGCGGCTCCTATCATGTTTATGGCCAGTTCCCTATGCAGCCGTTCCCTTTTTCCATCTGTAAGCCGTCAGACACCAAAAACACTTTCCCTGACTTTGCCAAAGGCGGTGCCATCCTCCAACATAAACACTGCCCGCCAGGCGAAGACTTTGTGCGCGGCTCCAATACCAGCCACTTGAGCTCATGCCACTCGGACTCCTATTCTTCTCGAGTGCTGGGGAGAAACGATGAAATGAAAAGGGAGAACCTGCAAGGCTTGGCTCAGTCCATTGTTACGAGTTCTAGAAAGCATGGCCTCACTAGCCTGGCCCAGGATCATCAGAGAGACATGAACAAAGAGCAGGTTCCTTTGGCTGAAGACGGGCTGAACCAGCAGCCCTACTCTGTTGGTATGGCTACCAGCGGGCGCAAGCCTCTGATTGGCAGCCCACAGAGTCCATTAAAATCTGACTGCCAGCCCAATTCCCCCACAGAATCGAGCAGCAGCAAGAACGCCGCACTCTCACATGCATCTCAGCTTCAGACTCCACAGGGCATGCAAGACCCCAAGGCTCGCAACTGGAAGAAATACAAATTCATCGTGCTTAATCAGAGTACCAAGGAGGAAGAGAGCAGCGCTCACGAACCGGAGATGCGCTCACCACAGAGGCTGGCATTTCATCCCTCATCTGAATCTGAGCAACCAGACATGCAGGCTGCCAGCACAAAGATCACTGATCACGGAGAGGACTTCAGCGTGCCTCAAGCCAGCCGTCTCAACAATATTATTAACAG AAGTCTGGAGGGTTCACAGAGGACTGGTGACAGCCACTCTTCTCTTTATATGAGCCACTTAAAGTGCACATCCTGTGGCTCACAGTCCCCACAACACTCAGACGTTTGTCCCAACACTCCCGGCTCCCACCTTAACGAGGAGATGGCCGAACTGCACTCGGAGTATTCCGACTCCAGCTGTG AAAACGGTACCTACTTTTGCAATGAATGCGACTCCAAATTTGCAGAGGAGGAAGTCTTAAAACGCCACATGCTTCAGGTGCACAGCGACAAGCCATACAAATGTGACCGTTGCCAAGCAGCATTTCGTTACAAGGGAAATCTCGCCAGCCACAAGACGGTACACACAG gagagaagccgtatcgaTGCAACATCTGTGGCGCACAGTTCAATCGACCAGCTAACCTCAAAACCCACACGCGCATCCACTCTGGAGAAAAGCCATACAAGTGTGAGACCTGCGGGGCTCGATTCGTTCAG GTGGCCCACCTGCGTGCCCACGTCCTGATCCACACGGGAGAGAAGCCATATCCCTGCGAAATCTGTGGCACACGATTCCGGCACTTGCAGACGCTCAAGAGTCATCTGCGCATACACACCGGTGAAAAACCTTACCAT tGTGAGAAATGCAACTTGCACTTTCGCCATAAGAGCCAGCTCAGGCTCCACCTGCGACAGAAGCACGGCGCCATAACCAACACCAAGATCCAGTACCGTGTGTCCACAGCAGATTTGCCAGGTTTGACCAAGGCCTGCtga
- the bcl6aa gene encoding BCL6A transcription repressor a isoform X3, producing MSCAADSCIQFTRHASDVLLNLNRLRSRDILTDVTILVNRQQFRAHKTVLMACSGLFYSIFTDSLKCNMNVINLDPKVDPEGFAVLLDFMYTSRLTLKESLIVSVMNTAIYLQMDHVVDTCHRFIKSSDSSTKLPRDDFLVSPLILPQDVHGYRPHEIVENMAGRPGSFRDGRSYGAIFNGVNTPSGSYHVYGQFPMQPFPFSICKPSDTKNTFPDFAKGGAILQHKHCPPGEDFVRGSNTSHLSSCHSDSYSSRVLGRNDEMKRENLQGLAQSIVTSSRKHGLTSLAQDHQRDMNKEQVPLAEDGLNQQPYSVGMATSGRKPLIGSPQSPLKSDCQPNSPTESSSSKNAALSHASQLQTPQGMQDPKARNWKKYKFIVLNQSTKEEESSAHEPEMRSPQRLAFHPSSESEQPDMQAASTKITDHGEDFSVPQASRLNNIINRSLEGSQRTGDSHSSLYMSHLKCTSCGSQSPQHSDVCPNTPGSHLNEEMAELHSEYSDSSCENGTYFCNECDSKFAEEEVLKRHMLQVHSDKPYKCDRCQAAFRYKGNLASHKTVHTGEKPYRCNICGAQFNRPANLKTHTRIHSGEKPYKCETCGARFVQVAHLRAHVLIHTGEKPYPCEICGTRFRHLQTLKSHLRIHTGEKPYHCEKCNLHFRHKSQLRLHLRQKHGAITNTKIQYRVSTADLPGLTKAC from the exons ATGTCTTGTGCAGCAGACAGCTGCATCCAGTTCACACGCCATGCCAGCGACGTCCTGCTCAACCTCAACCGGCTGCGCAGCAGAGACATTCTCACAGACGTCACCATTCTGGTCAACAGACAGCAGTTTCGTGCTCACAAGACTGTCCTCATGGCCTGCAG TGGGCTCTTTTACTCAATATTTACTGACTCCCTAAAATGCAACATGAACGTCATCAATCTGGACCCGAAGGTTGACCCAGAAGGCTTTGCAGTCCTCCTGGATTTCATGTACACATCCCGTCTCACGCTGAAGGAAAGCCTCATTGTGTCAGTCATGAACACAGCCATCTACCTGCAGATGGATCACGTTGTTGACACCTGCCACAGATTCATTAAGTCCAG TGACTCCTCCACCAAACTGCCCAGAGATGATTTTCTGGTCAGTCCTCTGATTTTACCTCAAGATGTCCATGGTTACAGGCCACATGAGATTGTGGAGAACATGGCAGGACGACCAGGCTCTTTCCGTGACGGAAGGTCTTACGGTGCCATATTTAACGGAGTGAACACTCCCAGCGGCTCCTATCATGTTTATGGCCAGTTCCCTATGCAGCCGTTCCCTTTTTCCATCTGTAAGCCGTCAGACACCAAAAACACTTTCCCTGACTTTGCCAAAGGCGGTGCCATCCTCCAACATAAACACTGCCCGCCAGGCGAAGACTTTGTGCGCGGCTCCAATACCAGCCACTTGAGCTCATGCCACTCGGACTCCTATTCTTCTCGAGTGCTGGGGAGAAACGATGAAATGAAAAGGGAGAACCTGCAAGGCTTGGCTCAGTCCATTGTTACGAGTTCTAGAAAGCATGGCCTCACTAGCCTGGCCCAGGATCATCAGAGAGACATGAACAAAGAGCAGGTTCCTTTGGCTGAAGACGGGCTGAACCAGCAGCCCTACTCTGTTGGTATGGCTACCAGCGGGCGCAAGCCTCTGATTGGCAGCCCACAGAGTCCATTAAAATCTGACTGCCAGCCCAATTCCCCCACAGAATCGAGCAGCAGCAAGAACGCCGCACTCTCACATGCATCTCAGCTTCAGACTCCACAGGGCATGCAAGACCCCAAGGCTCGCAACTGGAAGAAATACAAATTCATCGTGCTTAATCAGAGTACCAAGGAGGAAGAGAGCAGCGCTCACGAACCGGAGATGCGCTCACCACAGAGGCTGGCATTTCATCCCTCATCTGAATCTGAGCAACCAGACATGCAGGCTGCCAGCACAAAGATCACTGATCACGGAGAGGACTTCAGCGTGCCTCAAGCCAGCCGTCTCAACAATATTATTAACAG AAGTCTGGAGGGTTCACAGAGGACTGGTGACAGCCACTCTTCTCTTTATATGAGCCACTTAAAGTGCACATCCTGTGGCTCACAGTCCCCACAACACTCAGACGTTTGTCCCAACACTCCCGGCTCCCACCTTAACGAGGAGATGGCCGAACTGCACTCGGAGTATTCCGACTCCAGCTGTG AAAACGGTACCTACTTTTGCAATGAATGCGACTCCAAATTTGCAGAGGAGGAAGTCTTAAAACGCCACATGCTTCAGGTGCACAGCGACAAGCCATACAAATGTGACCGTTGCCAAGCAGCATTTCGTTACAAGGGAAATCTCGCCAGCCACAAGACGGTACACACAG gagagaagccgtatcgaTGCAACATCTGTGGCGCACAGTTCAATCGACCAGCTAACCTCAAAACCCACACGCGCATCCACTCTGGAGAAAAGCCATACAAGTGTGAGACCTGCGGGGCTCGATTCGTTCAG GTGGCCCACCTGCGTGCCCACGTCCTGATCCACACGGGAGAGAAGCCATATCCCTGCGAAATCTGTGGCACACGATTCCGGCACTTGCAGACGCTCAAGAGTCATCTGCGCATACACACCGGTGAAAAACCTTACCAT tGTGAGAAATGCAACTTGCACTTTCGCCATAAGAGCCAGCTCAGGCTCCACCTGCGACAGAAGCACGGCGCCATAACCAACACCAAGATCCAGTACCGTGTGTCCACAGCAGATTTGCCAGGTTTGACCAAGGCCTGCtga